A window from Vigna angularis cultivar LongXiaoDou No.4 chromosome 7, ASM1680809v1, whole genome shotgun sequence encodes these proteins:
- the LOC108338048 gene encoding HVA22-like protein f isoform X4, with amino-acid sequence MQIIFTIRLIIDLLASSNYHRYASMKAIESPSTLDDQQWLTYWVLYSFLTLFELSTHRILCWFPIWGYLKLVFCIWLVLPMFNGAAYIYEKYVRQYIKNIGSYRSSNYPEEYKKVLHMMTFDARKAVERYIDRHGPEAFERVIRAAEKEAKKR; translated from the exons ATGCAGATTATTTTCACCATAAGACTAATCATTGACTTGTTGGCTTCGAGTAACTATCATAGATATGCATCAATGAAGGCGATTGAAAGTCCTTCAACCTTAGATGATCAACAATGGCTAACGTATTGGGTTTTATACTCCTTCTTGACTCTCTTTGAGCTTTCCACTCATAGGATCCTATGTTG GTTTCCAATTTGGGGATACCTGAAGCTTGTGTTTTGCATCTGGTTGGTGCTGCCAATGTTCAATGGAGCGGCTtacatatatgaaaaatatgtgAGGCAATACATAAAGAATATTGGAAGCTACAGAAGTTCCAATTATCCTGAGGAGTACAAGAAGGTCCTTCACATGATGACCTTCGATGCAAGGAAAGCAGTTGAACGCTATATCGATAGACATGGCCCTGAAGCTTTTGAGAGAGTAATCAGAgcg GCTGAAAAAGAAGCGAAAAAGCGCTGA
- the LOC108338048 gene encoding HVA22-like protein f isoform X5, whose product MLLYPLYASMKAIESPSTLDDQQWLTYWVLYSFLTLFELSTHRILCWFPIWGYLKLVFCIWLVLPMFNGAAYIYEKYVRQYIKNIGSYRSSNYPEEYKKVLHMMTFDARKAVERYIDRHGPEAFERVIRAAEKEAKKR is encoded by the exons ATGCTTCTTTATCCTCT ATATGCATCAATGAAGGCGATTGAAAGTCCTTCAACCTTAGATGATCAACAATGGCTAACGTATTGGGTTTTATACTCCTTCTTGACTCTCTTTGAGCTTTCCACTCATAGGATCCTATGTTG GTTTCCAATTTGGGGATACCTGAAGCTTGTGTTTTGCATCTGGTTGGTGCTGCCAATGTTCAATGGAGCGGCTtacatatatgaaaaatatgtgAGGCAATACATAAAGAATATTGGAAGCTACAGAAGTTCCAATTATCCTGAGGAGTACAAGAAGGTCCTTCACATGATGACCTTCGATGCAAGGAAAGCAGTTGAACGCTATATCGATAGACATGGCCCTGAAGCTTTTGAGAGAGTAATCAGAgcg GCTGAAAAAGAAGCGAAAAAGCGCTGA
- the LOC108338609 gene encoding agamous-like MADS-box protein MADS1 isoform X1, with protein MEFPNEAISEGCSQKKSGRGKIEIKRIENTTNRQVTFCKRRNGLLKKAYELSVLCDAEVALVVFSSRGRLYEYANNSVRGTIDRYKKACAASSNAESVSEANTQFYQQESSKLKRQIRDIQNLNRHILGEALSSLSLKELKNLESRLEKGLSRVRSRKHETLFADIEFMQKREIELQNHNNFLRAKIAEHDREEEQQQHMTGNVCESLPASQSYDRNFFPVNLIDSSHQYSRQDHTALQLV; from the exons ATGGAGTTTCCGAACGAAGCAATATCAGAAGGGTGTTCTCAGAAGAAAAGTGGAAGAGGGAAAATAGAGATCAAGCGGATCGAGAACACCACCAATCGGCAAGTTACCTTCTGCAAACGTCGCAACGGGTTGCTCAAGAAGGCTTATGAATTGTCTGTTCTCTGTGATGCCGAAGTTGCTCTTGTTGTCTTCTCAAGCCGTGGACGCCTTTATGAGTATGCAAACAACAg TGTTAGAGGAACTATCGATAGGTACAAGAAAGCATGCGCTGCTTCCTCAAATGCAGAATCTGTCTCTGAAGCTAATACACAG TTTTATCAGCAAGAATCATCCAAGTTAAAAAGACAAATCAGAGACATTCAGAATCTAAACAG GCACATCCTTGGTGAAGCTCTTAGTTCTCTAAGTCTGAAGGAATTAAAGAATCTTGAGAGTAGATTGGAGAAAGGTTTGAGCAGAGTCAGATCCAGAAAG CATGAGACATTGTTTGCGGATATCGAATTCATGCAAAAGCGG GAAATAGAGCTGCAAAACCACAATAATTTTCTGCGAGCTAAG ATAGCTGAACACGAtagagaagaagaacaacagCAACATATGACAGGAAATGTGTGCGAGTCCTTACCAGCTTCACAGTCATATGACAGGAATTTCTTCCCTGTAAACCTCATAGATTCCAGTCATCAATACTCACGTCAAGACCACACTGCTCTTCAACTTGT CTGA
- the LOC108338609 gene encoding agamous-like MADS-box protein MADS1 isoform X2, whose product MEFPNEAISEGCSQKKSGRGKIEIKRIENTTNRQVTFCKRRNGLLKKAYELSVLCDAEVALVVFSSRGRLYEYANNSVRGTIDRYKKACAASSNAESVSEANTQFYQQESSKLKRQIRDIQNLNRHILGEALSSLSLKELKNLESRLEKGLSRVRSRKHETLFADIEFMQKREIELQNHNNFLRAKIAEHDREEEQQQHMTGNVCESLPASQSYDRNFFPVNLIDSSHQYSRQDHTALQLV is encoded by the exons ATGGAGTTTCCGAACGAAGCAATATCAGAAGGGTGTTCTCAGAAGAAAAGTGGAAGAGGGAAAATAGAGATCAAGCGGATCGAGAACACCACCAATCGGCAAGTTACCTTCTGCAAACGTCGCAACGGGTTGCTCAAGAAGGCTTATGAATTGTCTGTTCTCTGTGATGCCGAAGTTGCTCTTGTTGTCTTCTCAAGCCGTGGACGCCTTTATGAGTATGCAAACAACAg TGTTAGAGGAACTATCGATAGGTACAAGAAAGCATGCGCTGCTTCCTCAAATGCAGAATCTGTCTCTGAAGCTAATACACAG TTTTATCAGCAAGAATCATCCAAGTTAAAAAGACAAATCAGAGACATTCAGAATCTAAACAG GCACATCCTTGGTGAAGCTCTTAGTTCTCTAAGTCTGAAGGAATTAAAGAATCTTGAGAGTAGATTGGAGAAAGGTTTGAGCAGAGTCAGATCCAGAAAG CATGAGACATTGTTTGCGGATATCGAATTCATGCAAAAGCGG GAAATAGAGCTGCAAAACCACAATAATTTTCTGCGAGCTAAG ATAGCTGAACACGAtagagaagaagaacaacagCAACATATGACAGGAAATGTGTGCGAGTCCTTACCAGCTTCACAGTCATATGACAGGAATTTCTTCCCTGTAAACCTCATAGATTCCAGTCATCAATACTCACGTCAAGACCACACTGCTCTTCAACTTGTGTAA
- the LOC108338048 gene encoding HVA22-like protein f isoform X3 produces MVLGTMARHLDTIIGPGVMLLYPLYASMKAIESPSTLDDQQWLTYWVLYSFLTLFELSTHRILCWFPIWGYLKLVFCIWLVLPMFNGAAYIYEKYVRQYIKNIGSYRSSNYPEEYKKVLHMMTFDARKAVERYIDRHGPEAFERVIRAAEKEAKKR; encoded by the exons ATGGTCCTTGGAACAATGGCAAGACATTTGGACACAATAATAGG GCCTGGTGTGATGCTTCTTTATCCTCT ATATGCATCAATGAAGGCGATTGAAAGTCCTTCAACCTTAGATGATCAACAATGGCTAACGTATTGGGTTTTATACTCCTTCTTGACTCTCTTTGAGCTTTCCACTCATAGGATCCTATGTTG GTTTCCAATTTGGGGATACCTGAAGCTTGTGTTTTGCATCTGGTTGGTGCTGCCAATGTTCAATGGAGCGGCTtacatatatgaaaaatatgtgAGGCAATACATAAAGAATATTGGAAGCTACAGAAGTTCCAATTATCCTGAGGAGTACAAGAAGGTCCTTCACATGATGACCTTCGATGCAAGGAAAGCAGTTGAACGCTATATCGATAGACATGGCCCTGAAGCTTTTGAGAGAGTAATCAGAgcg GCTGAAAAAGAAGCGAAAAAGCGCTGA
- the LOC108338048 gene encoding HVA22-like protein f isoform X1 has translation MYTKGRSTFYATLLSLEKPIERCRHLPPHTLSSSSSTFNATKSLHFKRPGVMLLYPLYASMKAIESPSTLDDQQWLTYWVLYSFLTLFELSTHRILCWFPIWGYLKLVFCIWLVLPMFNGAAYIYEKYVRQYIKNIGSYRSSNYPEEYKKVLHMMTFDARKAVERYIDRHGPEAFERVIRAAEKEAKKR, from the exons ATGTATACCAAAGGCCGTAGTACTTTTTACGCAACTCTACTGAGTCTGGAAAAACCTATTGAAAGGTGTAGGCACCTTCCTCCGCATActctatcatcatcatcttcaacattTAATGCCACAAAAAGCTTACACTTCAAAAG GCCTGGTGTGATGCTTCTTTATCCTCT ATATGCATCAATGAAGGCGATTGAAAGTCCTTCAACCTTAGATGATCAACAATGGCTAACGTATTGGGTTTTATACTCCTTCTTGACTCTCTTTGAGCTTTCCACTCATAGGATCCTATGTTG GTTTCCAATTTGGGGATACCTGAAGCTTGTGTTTTGCATCTGGTTGGTGCTGCCAATGTTCAATGGAGCGGCTtacatatatgaaaaatatgtgAGGCAATACATAAAGAATATTGGAAGCTACAGAAGTTCCAATTATCCTGAGGAGTACAAGAAGGTCCTTCACATGATGACCTTCGATGCAAGGAAAGCAGTTGAACGCTATATCGATAGACATGGCCCTGAAGCTTTTGAGAGAGTAATCAGAgcg GCTGAAAAAGAAGCGAAAAAGCGCTGA
- the LOC108338048 gene encoding HVA22-like protein f isoform X2, with the protein MYTKGRSTFYATLLSLEKPIERCRHLPPHTLSSSSSTFNATKSLHFKRPGVMLLYPLYASMKAIESPSTLDDQQWLTYWVLYSFLTLFELSTHRILCWFPIWGYLKLVFCIWLVLPMFNGAAYIYEKYVRQYIKNIGSYRSSNYPEEYKKVLHMMTFDARKAVERYIDRHGPEAFERAEKEAKKR; encoded by the exons ATGTATACCAAAGGCCGTAGTACTTTTTACGCAACTCTACTGAGTCTGGAAAAACCTATTGAAAGGTGTAGGCACCTTCCTCCGCATActctatcatcatcatcttcaacattTAATGCCACAAAAAGCTTACACTTCAAAAG GCCTGGTGTGATGCTTCTTTATCCTCT ATATGCATCAATGAAGGCGATTGAAAGTCCTTCAACCTTAGATGATCAACAATGGCTAACGTATTGGGTTTTATACTCCTTCTTGACTCTCTTTGAGCTTTCCACTCATAGGATCCTATGTTG GTTTCCAATTTGGGGATACCTGAAGCTTGTGTTTTGCATCTGGTTGGTGCTGCCAATGTTCAATGGAGCGGCTtacatatatgaaaaatatgtgAGGCAATACATAAAGAATATTGGAAGCTACAGAAGTTCCAATTATCCTGAGGAGTACAAGAAGGTCCTTCACATGATGACCTTCGATGCAAGGAAAGCAGTTGAACGCTATATCGATAGACATGGCCCTGAAGCTTTTGAGAGA GCTGAAAAAGAAGCGAAAAAGCGCTGA